The following are encoded together in the Candidatus Methylomirabilis oxygeniifera genome:
- a CDS encoding conserved protein of unknown function (Evidence 4 : Homologs of previously reported genes of unknown function) — protein MMRITAEMKIDNVVRQYPETVQVFNRYGVACLGCSAAEYDNIAVSAQVHGVNLDQLLRELNETVAIRN, from the coding sequence ATGATGAGGATTACCGCGGAGATGAAGATTGACAATGTGGTGCGGCAGTACCCGGAGACCGTTCAGGTGTTTAACCGGTATGGCGTCGCCTGCCTGGGGTGCTCCGCGGCTGAGTACGACAACATCGCTGTCAGTGCCCAGGTCCACGGTGTCAACCTCGACCAGCTCCTGCGGGAGTTGAACGAGACCGTAGCGATCCGAAACTGA